From a single Sparus aurata chromosome 13, fSpaAur1.1, whole genome shotgun sequence genomic region:
- the slc25a14 gene encoding brain mitochondrial carrier protein 1, protein MFPDMLYCLRLQHCVDLCLWTLLFVAGLQQVEAAAAEEMASLNWKPFIYGGMASIVAEFGTFPIDLTKTRLQVQGQSQYTEVRYRGMFHALFRIGKEEGVRALYSGISPALLRQASYGTIKIGTYNSLKRLFVTRPEVGDLSVPLLLFGLDTSLLPQTAQTGFISSSSTMTHMLLVFTCRHGGKGVHIILIICCYYLIRLFSQRAAIVVGVELPVYDITKKHLLRSGVMGDTILTHFISSFTCGLAGALASNPVDVVRTRMMNQRVMTGGPMYKGTLDGLMQTWKNEGFFALYKGFWPNWLRLGPWNIIFFITFEQLKKLPF, encoded by the exons ATGTTTCCCGACATGTTGTATTGTCTGAGGCTGCAGCACTGTGTTGACCTCTGTCTCTGGACTCTGTTGTTTGTAGCGGGGCTGCAGCAGGTGGAAGCAGCCGCCGCCGAGGAGATGGCCAGCTTGAACTGGAAGCCGTTCATCTACGGCGGGATGGCCTCGATTGTCGCAGAATTCG GGACGTTTCCCATCGACCTGACTAAGACCCGGCTGCAGGTCCAGGGTCAGTCCCAGTACACGGAGGTACGCTACAGGGGCATGTTCCACGCTCTGTTCAGGATCGGCAAGGAGGAGGGCGTCCGGGCGCTCTACTCTGG GATTTCTCCGGCCCTGCTGAGACAAGCTTCTTACGGGACAATCAAGATCGGAACCTACAACTCTCTGAAGAGGCTGTTTGTCACTCGTCCTGAAG TGGGAGATCTCTCGGTTCCTTTGCTTCTGTTTGGACTCGACACATCTCTCCTGCCTCAAACAGCTCAAACAGGCTTTATTTCCTCTTCGTCTACGATGACACACATGCtgcttgtgtttacatgcagaCATGGAGGAAAAGGAGTTCATATTATTCTAATCATTTGCTGTTATTATTTAATCAGATTATTTT CGCAGCGAGCAGCCATTGTTGTTGGGGTGGAACTTCCTGTCTATGACATAACGAAGAAGCACCTCCTTCGCTCTGGAGTCATGGGCGACACcattttgacacatttcat ATCAAGTTTCACGTGCGGCCTGGCCGGGGCGCTGGCCTCCAACCCCGTAGACGTGGTCCGGACCCGGATGATGAACCAGCGAGTGATGACAGGAGGCCCCATGTACAAAGGAACACTGGACGGATTGATGCAGACGTGGAAGAACGAGGGCTTCTTTGCTCTCTATAAGGGATTCTGGCCCAACTGGCTGCGACTCGGCCCGTGGAACATCATC TTCTTCATCACCTTCGAGCAGCTGAAGAAACTCCCGTTTTAA
- the btg4 gene encoding protein BTG4, translated as MKEEIAAAVFFLARLVKRYGCLGNEGRERFAAALTSVLFESYKNHWHPNAPTKGQAYRCLRMNRVRLQDPVLQQACERSAVRYEDLGFPQELTVWVDPGEVSCRYGEHSTPFCVSVVASGRRADGEFSRRIHDAVERASLEVQSGSSSDEEEEGGGDNSMSSSSLSSVCSVLIPPTNPEPKTIPTVSNPNSVYRFSEFSPGAPQTWLREKRKAFTAESFPPQAPPVGGPTSQFSGQKGFKSYRPSFTFAGPRVDKYHWVSKSRS; from the exons atgAAGGAGGAGATcgctgctgctgtgttcttcTTGGCCCGGCTGGTGAAGAGATACGGATGTCTGGGTAACGAAGGCAGGGAGCGCTTTGCTGCGGCGCTCACCTCCGTCCTGTTCGAGAGCTACAAGAACCACTGGCACCCCAACGCGCCCACCAAGGGCCAGGCCTACAG gtgtctGCGGATGAACCGAGTGCGGCTGCAGGACCCGGTTCTGCAGCAGGCCTGCGAGCGGAGCGCCGTGCGGTACGAGGACCTGGGCTTTCCACAGGAGCTGACCGTGTGGGTCGACCCCGGGGAGGTGTCCTGCAG GTACGGTGAACACAGCACTCCGTTCTGTGTCTCGGTGGTGGCCAGCGGTCGTCGTGCAGATGGGGAATTTTCCCGCCGCATTCATGACGCGGTGGAGCGGGCGAGCCTGGAGGTCCAATCGGGAAGCTCCtcagacgaggaggaggaagggggcgGAGACAACagcatgagcagcagcagcctatcgtctgtctgctctgttctgatcCCGCCGACCAACCCTGAGCCCAAAACAATCCCGACTGTCAGCAACCCCAACAGTGTCTACAGG ttCAGTGAGTTTTCTCCCGGTGCTCCTCAGACCTGGCTCAGGGAGAAGCGGAAGGCTTTCACTGCGGAGTCGTTCCCACCTCAAGCTCCTCCAGTCGGAGGGCCGACCTCCCAGTTCTCCGGACAGAAAGGCTTCAAGTCCTATCGACCCTCGTTCACCTTCGCCGGGCCTCGTGTCGACAAGTACCACTGGGTCAGCAAATCCCGATCCTAG
- the LOC115594508 gene encoding heterogeneous nuclear ribonucleoprotein A/B-like, which yields MADAETLLMETSDQNGNEGEDDQNGAEQEQEQESELMVGEDGQEGQDGQDNGTDGGKIDASKGEEDAGKMFVGGLSWDTSKKDLKDYFSKFGEVSDCTIKMDSNTGRSRGFGFVLFKDACSVDKVLEQKEHRLDGRPIDPKKAMAMKKEPVKKIFVGGLNPEATEETIREYFGAFGEIETIELPIDPKSKKRRGFIFITYKEETSVKKCLEKKYHNIQGGRCELKIAQPKEVYQQQQYGGGRGGGGGYGGRGGRGRGGQNQGWNQGYGNYWNQGYGNQGYGGYGGYGGYGNYDYSSGYYGYGPGYDYTDQGNASYGKTPRRGVHPSSYKPY from the exons ATGGCAGACGCTGAGACTCTCCTCATGGAGACATCGGACCAGAATGGAAACGAGGGAGAGGATGACCAGAACGGGGCCGAGCAGGAACAGGAGCAGGAATCGGAGCTGATGGTTGGAGAAGACGGCCAGGAAGGCCAGGACGGCCAAGACAATGGCACGGATGGAGGAAAGATTGATGCCagcaaaggagaggaggacgcTGG TAAAATGTTCGTGGGCGGCCTCAGCTGGGACACGAGTAAAAAGGACCTGAAGGATTACTTCAGTAAGTTTGGCGAGGTGTCGGACTGCACCATCAAGATGGACTCCAACACTGGCCGATCCAGAGGCTTCGGCTTCGTTCTCTTCAAAGACGCCTGCAGCGTGGACAAG GTGCTGGAGCAGAAGGAACACAGACTGGACGGACGTCCCATCGACCCCAAGAAGGCGATGGCCATGAAGAAGGAGCCCGTCAAGAAGATCTTTGTCGGAGGGTTGAACCCCGAGGCGACTGAGGAAACCATTCGGGAATATTTTGGGGCCTTCGGAGAG ATCGAAACTATCGAGCTTCCCATCGACCCCAAATCGAAGAAAAGGAGGGGTTTCATTTTCATCACATACAAAGAAGAAACCAGCGTCAAGAAGTGCCTGGAGAAGAAATACCACAACATCCAGGGTGGCAGG TGTGAGCTGAAGATCGCCCAGCCGAAGGAGGtgtaccagcagcagcagtatggAGGAGGacgcggcggcggcggcggttaTGGGGGCCGGGGAGGCCGAGGCCGTGGAG GTCAGAACCAGGGCTGGAACCAGGGCTATGGAAACTACTGGAACCAGGGATACGGTAACCAAGGCTATGGAGGATATGGTGGATATGGCGGCTATGGCAACTACGACTACTCTTCTGGTTACTATGGATACGGTCCCGGCTATGATTACA CAGACCAGGGGAACGCCAGCTACGGGAAAACCCCGAGGCGGGGGGTACACCCGAGCAGCTACAAGCCATACTGA